The Magnetococcus marinus MC-1 genome contains the following window.
CCATTCAGGCACAATATGCGGGGGGGTCTGCATCGGGTTGGCGGGGATATAGTTATCCGGCTCCAAGAAAGCGTTGGGCGCGAAGAACACAAAATAGCAGTAAATGGTCAATGCCACGCCGTAACCAAAGAAGTCCTTGATGGTAAAGTAGGGATGGAAAGGAATGGTATCCTTCTCTTCCAGATCAATACCGTCAGGGTTATTGGAGTGTACAGCGTGCAGCGCCCAGATGTGCAGAACCACTAGGCCAACCAACACAAAGGGCAGCAAATAGTGCAGCGAGAAGAAGCGGTTCAAGGTGGGGTCACCCACGCTAAAGCCACCCCACACCCAGACCACCAGCCCTTCACCGATAAGCGGAATGGCCGTAATCAGCTTGGTAATAACCACCGCACCCCAGTAGGACATCTGCCCCCACACCAACACATAGCCGATAAAGCCGGTGCCCATGAGCAGGAAGAAGATAATCACACCGATCCACCACAGGATCTCACGAGGAGCCCGGTAAGAACCGTAGTACATGCCACGCAGAATATGGATGTAGATCACCACAAAGAAGAATGTAGCGCCGTTGGCGTGCATGTAACGCAGCAGCCAACCCCAGTTGACATCCCGCATGATATGCTCAACAGAGTCAAACGCCAACAGGGCGTCAGGCTTGTAGTGCATAACCAAAAAGATACCAGTCGCCAACTGGATAATAAGAACCAAAAGCGCCAGGGAACCAAAGTTCCACCAGTAATTTAGGTTTTTTGGCGTTGGGTACTCAACAGCTTGAGTACGCATAAACTCGCTGATGGGTAGACGCTCATCCACCCATCCCATTAACGATTTGAACACGTGACAATCTCCTTAAACGTCAACCGTTGGCTCTGTTAACCCATCGCCTTGCCAATGATGACAGTTTCGTCATCTTTGAACTCGTAGTAGGGCACCTCCAAGTTACGCGGGGCAGGTCCTTTGCGGATACGCCCAGAGGTGTCGTAATGCGAGCCATGACAAGGGCAGAGAAAACCGCCAAAGTCACCGGTGCCAATAGGCTGGGGTACACAGCCTAAATGTGTGCAGATTGCCAGGACAATAAGCCACTCATCTTTCTTGACCCGGTCAGCATCTGCTTGCGGATCCACCAGATCAGTGGCCTTGTCATCCGTTTTTGCTCTTTCAATCTGCTCGGCGTTGCGGTGCAGAATGAAAACAGGCTTGCCCTGCCACATGGTGGTAATCATCTGGCCTTCAGCGATGGCAGCAACACTGACTTCGGTGGTGGCGAGTGAGAGCACATCGGCAGAGGGCGACCAGGAGTCAATAAAGGGCCACGCTGCCCCAGCGACACCTACGGCACCCACTGCACCTGTTGCCATGATCAGGAAATCCCGGCGATTTTCATCGTGTTCGTTAACCGTGGACACAATCGACCTCCCGTTAGGGGGTTGGACGCTTGGACTCTTTACAGAATCCGGGTAAAAAAGCGAAAGCGACGAAGCGTTTCGCTTTGAGAGAGCATGCTATATAAACAAATGATGATATTCAAACCCGCGTACTATGGCAGAAACGACGCCATGCGTCAAGTTGATTCCCCAGATTTAAAATGTAAATGATGAGGTGCATAGATGAACCAAATCTTCCAGCAGCCTGATGCAAGCGCTCCAGCACCCACATTACCTGACACGTTACTGCATGTGGTTCTCTATCGTCCAGAGATTCCCCCCAATACAGGCAATATTCAGCGTATTTGTGCGGCGACTGGGGCGATGTTGCACTTGGTGGGGCCCATTGCCTTTCGTCTGGACAATGCGGCCTTAAAGCGGGCTGGTATGGATTATCGGCAGTGGGTGGATGTGCAACGTTATGATGATTGGGCTCACTGCTTGCGCATGCAGCCCTTGGGGGTGCGTTGGATACCCATTAGCACCAAAGCCACACAAGGTTACCACACTATGCGCTACCAAGCGGGGGATCGTCTGCTGTTTGGCAGTGAGGGTAGCGGACTACCCGCAGAGATCCACCAAGCTTTGGGGCACAATGCGGTGCGGGTGCCCATGTTGCCCCGCGCCCGCAGTTTAAATTTGGCCAATACGGTCGCGGTGGTGCTGTATGAGGCGTTACGCCAGTTAAATTATCCAGAGATGGCTTAGCGCTCAGATTGGCGCTTGCTGGCGTGACTGGGTTAAGGCGGGCAGGCCAAAATATGGCTGGTTACTTGGTGCGGGGTGCATTCCATTGGGATTTATCATAATGTGGTGCAAAATCGGGCGATATTCTGTTTTCTTTCCACGATCAAGAGCGAAGAGACCATGACCAGCGAGAGCCAGCCGCAAGTGACACAAACACGTAAATTTTTTGGCACGGATGGTATACGGGGGATGGCCAACATTCACCCCATGACGCCGGATCTGGTGCTTAAACTGGGTCGCGCTGCCGGGCATGTGTTTCGTGTGGGGGATAAGCGCCACACGGTGATTATTGGCAAAGATACCCGTCTATCGGGCTATATGTTTGAATCGGCCCTGCTGGCGGGTTTGACCTCTATGGGCATTCATTGTCTTCAGGTGGGGCCGTTGCCAACTCCGGCGATTGCCTTTTTAACGCGGGCCTTGCGGGCCGACGCTGGCATTATGATCTCGGCTTCGCACAATCCCTTTCACGATAATGGGATCAAGTTTTTTGGACCCAATGGCATGAAACTACCCGACGAGTTGGAGCTGGAGATTGAGCGGGTGCTGCTCTCTGACGAGGATCTGCCCATGCCCACCCCCCACCATTTGGGGCGGGCGCACCGTATTGATGATGCCTTGGGCCGTTATATAGAGTTTGCTAAGACCAGCTTTCCTAAAGATTTACGCCTGGATGGGCTGCGGGTGGTGGTGGATTGTGCCCATGGTGCCGCCTACAAGGTTGCGCCGGCGGTGTTGTGGGAGCTGGGGGCGGAGGTGGTTACGTTAGGCAATCATCCCAACGGCACCAACATTAACGATGGGGTGGGCTCGCTCTATCCGCAAGAGATGGTCAAGCGGGTGCAGGAGGTACGGGCCGATGTGGGCATTGCCTTTGATGGGGATGCCGACCGTGTGGTGATCTGCGATGAGCGGGGGGAGATCCTGGATGGGGATGTGATCCTCGCCATGTCGGCGCTGGAGATGAAGCGCAAGGGGGTGTTGCGCGGGGATGGGGTGGTGGCCACAGTGATGTCCAATTTGGGTTTGGAGCGGGCTTTGGCGGCGGAGGGGCTGACGTTGGCGCGCACCAAGGTGGGGGATCGTTATGTGCTGGAGCATATGTTGGCGCATGGCTTTAATTTGGGGGGTGAGCAATCGGGGCACCTTATCTTTTTGGACCACAACACCACCGGTGATGGTCTGATCTCGGCTTTGAGCGTGTTGGCGTTGATGACCACCCAGGCCCAGCCGCTCTCCAAGCTTGCCAATGTGATGCAGCGGGTCCCCCAGGTGTTGCAGAACGTCACCATAGCCCGTGGCAGTGATCCCATGGATGACAGCCGGGTGGTGGCGGCCATTGCCGAGGCTGAGGCGCAGTTGGGCACGCGGGGGCGGATTTTGGTGCGTAAATCCGGCACCGAGCCCAAGGTGCGGGTGATGGTGGAGGGGGATGATACGGCGCACATTACCGCGCTGGCCAGTGGGGTGTGTGAGGCCATTAAGCGCGCCAGCAACGGCTTTGGCGAGGGGTAAGCAAGGGGCATCGGTTGCCGAGAGGGGCCGATGCCTTTTTTTAATTCATTTTTCCTGTACGTTTCAGTAATCTGTGCGGGCTGTCGATATTAGATATGACCAAGATGACTTTTCATATATAGAATAGGTCTTTGCTATGGTGTGGTATCAAAACGATCCTACCTTTACCCAGTTTGTGGATGCCCTTTGTGACCATGCAGATCCGGTTGAGGTCGCCCGTGGCCACAATTTTCGTCATGATGAGCGTATTGACAAGGCACGCGCGGCCGAGTATCTCGCGCATATGGGTAAAGCCCCTGTTGGGCACCAGTCGTGTGCCGCGCAACACGCCAGCTATTGTGCGCAGTATGTGCGCGATGCCATTACCCCAGCGACCTTTTTACCGAGCAACCGAGCGGCCCTGTTGGGTCCTTTTGATGATGGTGTCATGCTCATACGCGTGGAGCGCCTGGATAAACTGCTGGCGTTGATCTCCGAAAGCAATGGAGAGAGCGCCGATGACGCCTTTGCACGCCTCCGCCAAGCAATGGAGGATTATCAGCAGCGCAAGGATAATGAGGCGGAGAGAGCTTTAAAAGGCTGGATCGCCCGCTGGAACGAAAAACGGGATGCCCGCCCTGCCTTTGTCACCATAGGGGATGAAATGGCATCCTATTTGCGGCGGGATGATTGGGTGGTGGCACTAAGGGATCAGCTCGGTCTGGCGCACTTTTCGGGTGCCCCTGGCAAGCCTATTTATCTGGCATTAATGGCCTATCCCGTACAGGATGTCAAAACGCAGGCTGCGAAGTATACCCAATTGAGCTCTCCATTTGTTGCGCCCACTGTGTTGGATGCCGATATGTGGGAATATTTTTTTCCAGCCCCGGTGGATCGGCGAGCAACGACCCTGAGCTATGGGCGGGCCATGTCGTTGCAGCCGCTGGCGTCTGAAGAGCAGTTACAGGTGGAGATGCTGCACACCCGTGTCGATTATCAATTGGCACATGTGCGACAATTGGGTCAACTGGAGACACCACGACCTGAACACCCCGTTGAGGAACTGCGTAATGCTCATTTGGATGGGGTGCGCATGGTAACCGAGCGTTACGATTGGGGCGAAGAGATCCGGGTTAAGGAGCGTTTGGATGAACCCACGGCTTGAAGAGTGGCTAAATAGCTTTATGGCGGCGCCCTTGGAGAGCTGGCAGCATTACGTCACGGGTGCCCGTCGTATCCCTGGTTCTGAGCGGTTGGACCCAGCCGATAGCTTAAAGCAGCTCTATGTGGAGTTGCCCGATAACCATGCCGCTTTTGCTTTGTTGGATAAGACCCTTACGCAGTGGTTGCCCCGTTTTGTTGAGTGGGATAGCCCCACCCGCCAGCAGTTTGGTTTAAGCCGGTATGTCTATTGGATCGCTGAAATCATGGTTGCCGCCACCATGCTGCCACTGCCCCAGTTACGACAACATCTTATGGATAATTTTTTCACCTATCGTGGGCGATTGACACCCCTACAGTTGGCCCCCTCCAGGGATGCACTGGCGGAATTTCTGCGGGTGATGGCGGGCTCGCGTGAGTTCGCCTCCAACGTGCCCAATTTTTGGATGGGTCTCTGTCAAAAGGCCGGGTATTCCATTCCTGAATATTATCTACACATTGGCATTCGTGGTCTACGCAACTGCCCCAAACCCATCAATGAACAGGCGCCACTTTGGGTGGGTGGGCTGGTGGCTTGGCTGCCCAACGCCTCCAGCAAAGAGCAGTTTATAAACACCTTTTATATGATCAAAGTGCTCTATCCCAGCACGCCGAGCCGTTGGGAAAAGTTGATACAACCGATTATTGCGACTTTAGAAAGCCGGGAAAAGGTACCTACGGATCGTATTGCTTGGTTACGAGCGCTCGTGCGGGAAGGGAAACAATCGCCCGATAGGAGCCAGAGTAGACCCAAGCCGAGCGCGTTATATGCTCCTCATAAGACTCCTTATAGGGACGAACTGCAACCCCTTTTAAAGACTATAGAAGATGACCGCCAAGCTTGGCCCCAGGTTGAGAAACCGTTGCACAAGCTGCTGGAGCGGCATCAGCACTACTATGCACAGACAGCAGAGAGCTACTTTTTTGTGCGGGCGGTAAATTTCACCATCCAGAAACTGCTCAAATGTCCGCCGGCTTACCCGTTTGCCCAGCGATGGATTGAGCAAGTGTTGGAAATAGACCCCTGGGATCCCGCTAATTGGAACCTCCAGGGTCGCCTGCTGGTGGCCATGGGCAAGCGGGAGCGGGCAGAGTGGGTGTTCTGGGAATCTACACGGCGGTTTCCTGATAACAGCCTAAACTATACAGAGCTTGGCCAACTGCTGCTCAAGCAGCCGGGCCGAGAGGATGAGGCGGAGCAGATACTGCGAGAGGCGATGGCGTTGGATTCTAACAATATCCCTCCCCGCACGGAGCTGGGGCGTCTCTACATGCAGCAGGGTAAACTGGAAGAGGCGGAGCAGGTGCTGCGAGAGGTGATAGGTTTGGATTCTAACGATATCCATGTTCGCACGGAGCTGGGGCGTCTCTACATGCAGCAGGGTAAACTGGAAGAGGCGGAGCAGGTACTGCAAGAGGCGATGGCGTTGGATTCTAACAATATCCCTCCCCGCACGGAGCTGGGGCGTCTCTACATGCAGCAGGGTAAACTGAAAGAGGCGGAGCAGGTACTGCAAGAGGCGATGGCGTTGGATTCTAACAATATCCCTCCCCGCACGGAGCTGGGGCGTCTCTACATGCAGCAGGGCAAACGGGAAGAGGCCAGGTGGGTTCTTGAGCAGGTGCTGGACATCGAAAGCGAGGATCATGTTGCCCGGGGTCTGTTATCGCGGCTTGAACGGGGGGAACAGCCTGCTGCTAGGGATCTTAGCCAGCCTAAGCAGTCCCATGGTTCTGTTCAACGGGTAGCGGCACCACCCCAGGTGCAGGAGTCGGACCCTGTGGCGCTGGTGGGCGTGTTGGTACGTGCCGATTTTCGGTTGAGGATAAGCGAGGATCATATCCCTGTCCTTAAAAAGCAGGGTCAGCAGGATCTGCAAGGGATGCTAAAGCAGCACGCCGGTATGGCGGTGGTGAGCTTTTATGCCAGCCGACATGGGCTTACTGAGGAACCGTTGGAGGGCGAGAGCCTTAATCGGTGGGCGATGCAACTGGATCGCCTCCTGTTGGCTGAGGGGGTGTCGGTGGAAGCACGGCAAGAGGGTTTGCAGGAGGTAGCAAGGCATCTCTCAGGGCGTTTGGTGAAAGATTGGCTAAAAGCCGCAGCGGGAGAGGCCGAGGCTTGGCAGAGGTTGCGACAGGCGGTTCTTGGGGAGGCAAAAGATGCGGGCATGCCCGATGATCAGTTTGTGAAGGGGCAGATTGGGCAGATCTTTAAAGCGCCAGCGTTGCAGCACGACAGCCCGCCCCCCCCATGGGCAGAGCAGAGGCCGGGGTTGCAAAATCTGGCGGCCCGCTTGGTGGAGGCCAATACCGATCTATTTTTGCACAAGGTCAAGGATGGGGAGGAAGTGGCGGCTTGATGATCCACCAACGTGGTTGAGTTGGGCTTGACGTTTTGGTGAAAAAGGGTTACCATTCTAAACTTTTCTTGCTTTAGATTACTCATGCGGCTTCCCGCACTGGTGCAGGAAGCCGTATTTTATCCAGGTGGACCATGGTTGAGATTATACTTCCCGATGGCAGCAGCCGCTCCTATGACCAAGAGACGCTGACCTGTGGTCAGATTGCGGCCTCCATTGGCAAAGGGTTGGCGAAGGCGGCCATTGCCGGGGTGGTGAATGGGCAAAAGGTGGATCTAGATGCGCCGGTGCCCCATGGTGCCCAGGTGGCGATTATTACGGAAGATAGCCCAGAGGGCTTGGAGATCATTCGCCACTCTGCAAGTCATTTGATGGCGCAGGCGGTTAAAACCTTGTTTCCTCAAGCGCAAGTGACCATTGGTCCTGCCATAGAAAACGGGTTTTATTACGATTTTGATTATGAGCGACCCTTTACCCCGGATGATTTAACCGCCATTGAAAACTGCATGCGCAAGTTGGCCAAGCGCAATGAAAAGGTTGAGCGGCGGGTGATGCCCCGTGATGAAGCGGTGGCCTATTTTCAGGCGATGGGCGAGCTCTACAAGGCAGAGATTATTGGGGCGATCCCGGCGGGGGAGGATGTCTCCCTTTATAGCCAGGGTGAGTTTACCGATCTATGTCGGGGGCCCCATGTGCCCAGCACCGGTAAGTTAAAGGCGTTTAAGGTGATGAAGGCGGGGGGTGCCTACTGGCGTGGGGATTCTCGCAATAAAATGTTGCAGCGCATCTACGGTACCGCCTGGGCGACAGAGGCTGATTTAAAGGCCTATCTGACCCAGATGGAAGAGGCCGAGAAGCGGGATCATCGGCGTATTGGCAAGGATCTGGATCTCTTCTCGGTGCAGGAGGATGCGGGGGGTGGTTTGGTTTTTTGGCACCCCAGGGGTTCGCGCATTCGCCGGGTGATTGAGGATTTTTGGAAAGATCGCCATGTCGAGGCGGGTTATGAGTTCCTCTACACGCCACATATTGCCAATCGGCAGTTGTGGAACACTTCTGGGCACACCGATTTTTATTCGGATTCGATGTTTTCGCCCATGGAGGTCGATGAACAGGCGTACCAGATTCGCCCCATGAACTGCCCGTTTCATATCCTGATTTACAAGGATCGGCGGCACTCCTATCGTGAGCTACCGTTCCGTTGGGGAGAGTTGGGCACGGTCTACCGTTATGAGATGTCTGGGGCGTTGCATGGCCTGTTTCGGGTACGGGGTTTTACCCAGGACGATGCCCATATCTTCTGCACAGAACAGCAGATTGAGGAGGAGATTCAGCGGATTTTGGATTTGACGCTGGATATTCTGCGCACCTATGGCTTTAGTGATTTTGAGATCAACCTTTCCACCCGTCCGGAGAAGTCGGTGGGGAGTGCGGCGATCTGGGACAAAGCGACTGAGGCGCTGCGGCGGGCCATTGTCTCGCGGGATCTGAGCTATGTGGTAGATGAGGGCGGTGGCGCGTTTTATGGCCCTAAAATTGATGTTAAGATAACCGACTCCATTGGGCGCAAGTGGCAGTGTTCGACGGTGCAGTTGGATTTTAATCTGCCTGAGCGGTTTGATATGGGCTATATTGGCGAGGATGGCGAGAGTCATCGTCCCATTATGATCCACCGGGCATTGATGGGTTCGTTGGAGCGCTTTTTTGGCATTTTGGTGGAGCACTATGCGGGGTGGTTTCCCATGTGGTTGGCTCCAGTGCAGGCGGTGGTGTGTAGCATTACCGATGCACAGCATGCTTATGCTGAAACGGTGTTGGCAGCGTTGAAAAAAGCGGGCTTGCGGGTAGAAATCGACCTA
Protein-coding sequences here:
- a CDS encoding cytochrome b; protein product: MFKSLMGWVDERLPISEFMRTQAVEYPTPKNLNYWWNFGSLALLVLIIQLATGIFLVMHYKPDALLAFDSVEHIMRDVNWGWLLRYMHANGATFFFVVIYIHILRGMYYGSYRAPREILWWIGVIIFFLLMGTGFIGYVLVWGQMSYWGAVVITKLITAIPLIGEGLVVWVWGGFSVGDPTLNRFFSLHYLLPFVLVGLVVLHIWALHAVHSNNPDGIDLEEKDTIPFHPYFTIKDFFGYGVALTIYCYFVFFAPNAFLEPDNYIPANPMQTPPHIVPEWYFLPFYAILRSIDFLGPYSKLAGVVAMVAAIAILFVLPFLDRSPVRSFRYRGISKGLFWIFVVDCFVLGWVGFSPADRMVFGLPIVYIGRTATAVYFGYFFLLWLVTALNIEKPKPVPKSL
- the petA gene encoding ubiquinol-cytochrome c reductase iron-sulfur subunit, giving the protein MSTVNEHDENRRDFLIMATGAVGAVGVAGAAWPFIDSWSPSADVLSLATTEVSVAAIAEGQMITTMWQGKPVFILHRNAEQIERAKTDDKATDLVDPQADADRVKKDEWLIVLAICTHLGCVPQPIGTGDFGGFLCPCHGSHYDTSGRIRKGPAPRNLEVPYYEFKDDETVIIGKAMG
- a CDS encoding tRNA (cytidine(34)-2'-O)-methyltransferase, producing the protein MNQIFQQPDASAPAPTLPDTLLHVVLYRPEIPPNTGNIQRICAATGAMLHLVGPIAFRLDNAALKRAGMDYRQWVDVQRYDDWAHCLRMQPLGVRWIPISTKATQGYHTMRYQAGDRLLFGSEGSGLPAEIHQALGHNAVRVPMLPRARSLNLANTVAVVLYEALRQLNYPEMA
- the glmM gene encoding phosphoglucosamine mutase — encoded protein: MTSESQPQVTQTRKFFGTDGIRGMANIHPMTPDLVLKLGRAAGHVFRVGDKRHTVIIGKDTRLSGYMFESALLAGLTSMGIHCLQVGPLPTPAIAFLTRALRADAGIMISASHNPFHDNGIKFFGPNGMKLPDELELEIERVLLSDEDLPMPTPHHLGRAHRIDDALGRYIEFAKTSFPKDLRLDGLRVVVDCAHGAAYKVAPAVLWELGAEVVTLGNHPNGTNINDGVGSLYPQEMVKRVQEVRADVGIAFDGDADRVVICDERGEILDGDVILAMSALEMKRKGVLRGDGVVATVMSNLGLERALAAEGLTLARTKVGDRYVLEHMLAHGFNLGGEQSGHLIFLDHNTTGDGLISALSVLALMTTQAQPLSKLANVMQRVPQVLQNVTIARGSDPMDDSRVVAAIAEAEAQLGTRGRILVRKSGTEPKVRVMVEGDDTAHITALASGVCEAIKRASNGFGEG
- a CDS encoding tetratricopeptide repeat protein, translated to MNPRLEEWLNSFMAAPLESWQHYVTGARRIPGSERLDPADSLKQLYVELPDNHAAFALLDKTLTQWLPRFVEWDSPTRQQFGLSRYVYWIAEIMVAATMLPLPQLRQHLMDNFFTYRGRLTPLQLAPSRDALAEFLRVMAGSREFASNVPNFWMGLCQKAGYSIPEYYLHIGIRGLRNCPKPINEQAPLWVGGLVAWLPNASSKEQFINTFYMIKVLYPSTPSRWEKLIQPIIATLESREKVPTDRIAWLRALVREGKQSPDRSQSRPKPSALYAPHKTPYRDELQPLLKTIEDDRQAWPQVEKPLHKLLERHQHYYAQTAESYFFVRAVNFTIQKLLKCPPAYPFAQRWIEQVLEIDPWDPANWNLQGRLLVAMGKRERAEWVFWESTRRFPDNSLNYTELGQLLLKQPGREDEAEQILREAMALDSNNIPPRTELGRLYMQQGKLEEAEQVLREVIGLDSNDIHVRTELGRLYMQQGKLEEAEQVLQEAMALDSNNIPPRTELGRLYMQQGKLKEAEQVLQEAMALDSNNIPPRTELGRLYMQQGKREEARWVLEQVLDIESEDHVARGLLSRLERGEQPAARDLSQPKQSHGSVQRVAAPPQVQESDPVALVGVLVRADFRLRISEDHIPVLKKQGQQDLQGMLKQHAGMAVVSFYASRHGLTEEPLEGESLNRWAMQLDRLLLAEGVSVEARQEGLQEVARHLSGRLVKDWLKAAAGEAEAWQRLRQAVLGEAKDAGMPDDQFVKGQIGQIFKAPALQHDSPPPPWAEQRPGLQNLAARLVEANTDLFLHKVKDGEEVAA
- the thrS gene encoding threonine--tRNA ligase, giving the protein MVEIILPDGSSRSYDQETLTCGQIAASIGKGLAKAAIAGVVNGQKVDLDAPVPHGAQVAIITEDSPEGLEIIRHSASHLMAQAVKTLFPQAQVTIGPAIENGFYYDFDYERPFTPDDLTAIENCMRKLAKRNEKVERRVMPRDEAVAYFQAMGELYKAEIIGAIPAGEDVSLYSQGEFTDLCRGPHVPSTGKLKAFKVMKAGGAYWRGDSRNKMLQRIYGTAWATEADLKAYLTQMEEAEKRDHRRIGKDLDLFSVQEDAGGGLVFWHPRGSRIRRVIEDFWKDRHVEAGYEFLYTPHIANRQLWNTSGHTDFYSDSMFSPMEVDEQAYQIRPMNCPFHILIYKDRRHSYRELPFRWGELGTVYRYEMSGALHGLFRVRGFTQDDAHIFCTEQQIEEEIQRILDLTLDILRTYGFSDFEINLSTRPEKSVGSAAIWDKATEALRRAIVSRDLSYVVDEGGGAFYGPKIDVKITDSIGRKWQCSTVQLDFNLPERFDMGYIGEDGESHRPIMIHRALMGSLERFFGILVEHYAGWFPMWLAPVQAVVCSITDAQHAYAETVLAALKKAGLRVEIDLRNEKVGYKIREHTLKRVPYLLVVGDKEREEGTVNVRLRSGKSLGSLPIQDVVERLVEEAASRALSASEDQEEA